In Oncorhynchus masou masou isolate Uvic2021 chromosome 28, UVic_Omas_1.1, whole genome shotgun sequence, the DNA window GGTAGAATAGTGAAATAAGAAGGCAAGAAAAAGAACTGCACACTGGAAGTATTCTGAGGAAGGTCTGCATTCTTAGAATAAAGTTGAAAAGGAATGGAAGAATTTCTGAATTGGAATGATTCCAAAAGTGTGGACCTTCCCATTCTCCTAATaggctaatatacagtaataCAACGTGTTTTCTCTATGATATGTATTACCTATACACCTGTAATTGTTTTAAGATAGTAATAACAATAACCATCAAGCTATTAAGTAATAAAAGTGTGTCTGTCATCATACAGATTGGGGTGGATAAAGGGGTGATCAAGCAGCGCTCCACCTCCTCCATTATTTGTCCCGTCTCCCCGACACTGCCAGCTTTCCCCAGGTACAACCACCACAGGTACCTCGTCAACAGCCAATCCGAGCCTGACCAGCATGCTGCCGGCACCCAGAAGGACCCACCTAAGAAACACTCAATATTTCCCCCTCTGGACACACAGAGCTGCAACTCCCCTGATAAATGGCCTCATTCTCCGTCCAAGACGTCACACCCACACGCTTCACACCGATTTGCTGTCCCATCCCACCTCCTGGCTTCCGGCCCTCCTGCCCGGATGAGACAGACCCATCCGCAGGTCCACCCCAGGTCCCCATTGACTGGCCAGGCAAAGGTCAAGGATGAGGTTAAGAGGCCAGAGACTGCATCGTCTGAGGAATTGTCTGAGGAAGTTCAACGGAGAGGAGCAGAAATTGCAAGCATGTATAAAGCACAGCTGAAAGAGAGGATGGCCcaaaagagaaaggaagagattCTGAAGAAAATGGCAAACAGCGATGACAAGAACGATGACACTGAGGCCTCCTGCTCCTCTGCAGTAAAACGATCGAATACCCCTGCCACAGCCCCCGAGCGCCCGGCCAGCCCAGAGGCCACGCCAGTGAGGAGAGAGAACACTCAGGGGGACACCCAGCAGGACCTGGCAGAGGTTGTGAATGTGCTCAAGAGGCAATCATCTGATCTATACCTGCCTGATGACGTTTCTGAGGAGTCACTCACATGGAAATCCATTTACGAGGAGCTGTGCCCTCTCGCTCACAGAGTGAACACAGAAGCTGACTACATCAAGGCGCTCCGCGTCATCACTGAGAATGCTGTGACTCCCTCGTGCTCGTCTGAGGATGATGTGTCTCAGAGTGTGAGTGAGGACACAAGTCAGGAGGAGAGTAGTGAAAGTGAGGAGAGCATGAGTGGACAACAGCAGAGATGTCTACACAGGGATCCTTATGGtaagagggacaggaaggagattGATAGTGGTAAAATGGAAGGGAGATTTGCAACCGCCAATGCAATGTCTATGATGGCGAGCCGAGGGATAGAAGAACTTAATGCCATGAGCTACGCAGACAGGATCAAATATTTCAAGTATGAGGCTAAGAGAAATGAAGAGATGATGAAGATTGAAAGGAGGAAGGAAAAAGCCAGGGACGAAGAGCTCAAAAAGTGGGAAAAGAGACAGAAGAAATTGAATGAGGAGGAAAGGAAAAGGACAGAAAATATGGAAAAAAACAAGTTAGAGGAGCagaggaaaagggagaaggcagagATGAAACTAAAGATCGAACATGAGAAAAAGAGACAAGagcaagagaaaaagagagagaaaaaagaaagaaagcagCAGGAGATGCAACAGAAGGCCCGTGCAAAAGAAGAGAAAAAGAgggcagaggaagagaaaaagatggagaaacagaggatggaggaggagaggaacagggaaAAGGAGAGAATGAAGGTGTTGGAGATGCAGCAAAAGGCacgagagaaagaagagaagaggaggaaagaggaacaGAAAAGGAGGTTGAAGATACAGCAGGAACAAGAGAAGGAGGAACAGAAAAGGCAGACAAGGATACGGGACGAGGATAAGAAGAGAGCAGAGCTTCAAAGAATAAAAGCTCACGAGGCCAGGTTCaagatggagatggagaaactgtatgagagagaagagaggaatgcaCAGATTGAAAGAGAAAAGAGGCGTGCGCTGTGTCAGAATaaaggacagacacagagagcaaaACAGGTGGTGGCATACGAGGTCACAGCGTCTACATCTGACGCCTCTGTgcggagggaagagagggagcagcgTCCAGAGACCGCTCACGCACAGTCTGCAAAGAGGAGAACAAGGAAGAAGCAGAAGAAAGCGGCGGACGAGGCATCGACAACTTTTCAGTAGATGACAAAAGAAAGGGAGCAGACAAAAGAAGAAATGTACAAGTCAATGCTCCTAGGTATGTTGATAGAtgtaaataaacaacaacaaattagttttttttaagagaaaaaacaaacaaaaaaacgagAAAATAAGCAAAAGGAGGAACAAATTATAAGGAAGCCAGGcatgagggtgaagaggaggaaacatgagagaggaggaagagagaccaGAGTGGTTTATCAGGAGGGAAGTAGGAGATATAGAATTCAAGTTCTGATGGACAGAATCAGGAAGGACCATGGGATAAAAGGTAAATGAGATTAGCAGTAATGAAGAGCTGAGTGGATCAAAAGAAAGTTATGGAAAACACAAGGGGGAAGCAAGATAAACAGAGACCCAAAGAAAAGAGGTGAAAAGACTTTATAGGAGTAATAGAGAGGAGATTGAAATAGTTATTTTGGCCATATGTCCATCAGAATTCTATCTAAATAACTGAGGATTAGCAGAAAAGGAGAAGACCAAGAGCACAGGAAAAATAACCAACAGACATTAAAAAGAAAGGAAGTCTGCCTCTTCTACTTACTTTAAAATTGCTCTGGTTTCCTTTTGTCCTCTTTCTAAGCCTGTTCAAGTCTGAGATAGATGAAAAGAGCAGCCAAAGAAACAGATCTGTTGAAGCATCAATTGGAAAGAATGGGAAGGTTGGAGGAGGAGCACAGCTGGATGACTACATTAGGTAAGTGTTTACTATCAAAGCCTGTTCTCTGTAGACAACTGTATTAGTGTTGATAGAAGTATGTTTAGGTAATGTTTTTCAACTCAACCACTACAATTCCTGATCTCATGTGATTATTCACCTCAAGTGGGCTTTCAGGTGTTTTTTTCCTGAAACAGATTGTGGCATATCTGTTTATCTGTTGAAGCATGTcatggaaatttcctgtatttaccaaatcatgagagcaaaccacacacaagtcagagttagttatcacaaagtccatctttaattataggaactccatcacaaccctgtgactctcagatcaattcccAAAGACAcactataaatgaattctctttGAGAGTCCCATTACACaatgcaactgagatcctttatagcaaagactcacatagccagacagcatagGCATAATTTAtcattcagctttgtctcctaaactatgttcagattttctcaaactcagaaccataaagaaatcctccatatcaacagccaTCATATCAAATCCAtgtatcttgacaagatcacagagacttTCATGAGCTgctggaggacatcatggaggatggagaagggagagggtcTATGATAGGCAGTTTGCCATGGCCCTAAATGGGCCTTTGAATGTTAATTCTTCCTGCTTCATATCATACAACTTTACAATAAAAATGAATTGCAAGCATCAGCCTTTTCTGTTTGAGTGTGATCAGTGCAGTAGTAGTAAGATTGATGTAAACCCAAGGAAtattctggccttctaggcagagttcctctgtccagtgtctgtgttcttttgcccatcttaatctttttattggccagtcagaTATTGctatttctttgcaactctgcctagaatgccagcatcccggagtcgcctcttcactgttgacattgagactgttttttttttcaggtactatttaatgaagctgccagttgaggcatctatttctcaaactagacactctaatgtattcttgctcagttgtgcaccagggccaccctctctttctattctggttattgccagtttgcactgttctgtggagtagtacacaacgttgAACGAGATTTTCAACACTGTGTTGAAGACCAGAACCAGAATaggctgacgagtttcagaataaagttctttgtttctggccattttgagcctgtaatcgaacccacaaatgctgatgctccagatacccaactagtctaaaggccagttttattgcttctttaatcagaacagttttcagctgtgctaacgtaattgcaaaagggttttctaatgatcaattagccttttaaaatgatacatttggattagctaacaacgtgccattggaacacaggagttatGTTTGctcataatgggcctctgtacaactatgtacagttgaagtcggaagtttatatacacttaggttggagtcaataaaactcgtttttcaaccactccacaaatttcttgttaacaaacgatagttttggcaagtcggttaggacatctactgtgtgcatgacacaagtattttttccaacaaatgtttccaacagattatttcacttagaattcactgtctcacaattgcagtgggtcagaagtttacttacactaaggagactgtgcctttaaacattttgaaaaattccagaaaattatgtcatggctttagaagcttccgataggctaattgacataattttagtcaattggagatgtggatgtatttcaaggccaaacttcaaactcattgcctctttgattgacgtcatgggaaaatcaaacgaaatcagccaagacctcagaaaaaaaatgtaggcctccacaagtctgggaaattgctcccaatgatgaaccaacgcctgaaggtatcatctgtacaaacaatagtacgcaagtataaacaccatgggaccacgcagccatcatacgactcaggaaggagacacgttctgtctccaagagatgagcgtactttggtgtgaaaagtgcaaatcaatcccagaatagcagcaaagaaccttgtgaagatgctagaggaaacatgtacaaagtatctatatccacagtaaaatgagttctatatcaacataacccgaaaggccgctctacaaggaagaagccactgctccaaaacctccataaaaaagccagactacagtttgcaactgcacatggggacaaagaaagaactttttggagaaatgtcctcagcTATTTTGAAATAAAAATGTAACTATTTGGCCACAATgagcattatgtttggaggagaaagggagaggcttgAAAGCCAAggtacaccatcccaaccgtgaggaACAGGGGTTGtagcatgttgtgggggtacttcgctgcaggacggactggcgaacttcacaaaatagatggcatcatgagtgaggggaaaatgtggatatattgaggcaacatcaagacatgtcaggaagttaaagcttggtcgcaacttccaactggacaatgaccccaagcatacgtccaaagttgtggcaaaatggcttaaggacaacaaagtcaagttattcgACTGGCCATCAAGGCCCTGACTTCAAACCTATAGAacatgtgggcagaactgaaaaagcgcgtgCGAGCAAGTAAGCCTACAAACCGGACTCCGTTacaacagttctgtcaggaggaatg includes these proteins:
- the LOC135518247 gene encoding golgin subfamily A member 6-like protein 22 is translated as MREDIHDLDLAHWRLARETWRTERGNMREIKALYGEIFRLHQLLEEIGVDKGVIKQRSTSSIICPVSPTLPAFPRYNHHRYLVNSQSEPDQHAAGTQKDPPKKHSIFPPLDTQSCNSPDKWPHSPSKTSHPHASHRFAVPSHLLASGPPARMRQTHPQVHPRSPLTGQAKVKDEVKRPETASSEELSEEVQRRGAEIASMYKAQLKERMAQKRKEEILKKMANSDDKNDDTEASCSSAVKRSNTPATAPERPASPEATPVRRENTQGDTQQDLAEVVNVLKRQSSDLYLPDDVSEESLTWKSIYEELCPLAHRVNTEADYIKALRVITENAVTPSCSSEDDVSQSVSEDTSQEESSESEESMSGQQQRCLHRDPYGKRDRKEIDSGKMEGRFATANAMSMMASRGIEELNAMSYADRIKYFKYEAKRNEEMMKIERRKEKARDEELKKWEKRQKKLNEEERKRTENMEKNKLEEQRKREKAEMKLKIEHEKKRQEQEKKREKKERKQQEMQQKARAKEEKKRAEEEKKMEKQRMEEERNREKERMKVLEMQQKAREKEEKRRKEEQKRRLKIQQEQEKEEQKRQTRIRDEDKKRAELQRIKAHEARFKMEMEKLYEREERNAQIEREKRRALCQNKGQTQRAKQVVAYEVTASTSDASVRREEREQRPETAHAQSAKRRTRKKQKKAADEASTTFQ